The following DNA comes from Oncorhynchus mykiss isolate Arlee chromosome 16, USDA_OmykA_1.1, whole genome shotgun sequence.
CCTGGTGGTTCAAACCCAACCCACCTGTACCACCTCTCCCTTCATAATGCTCAGCTCCGGGTGGTTCAACCCCAACCCACCTGGACCACCTCTCCCTTCATAATGCTCAGCTCCTGGTGGTTCAACCCCAACCCACCTGTACCACCTCTCCCTTCATAATGCTCAGCTCCTGGTGGTTCAACCCCAACCCACCTGTACCACCTCTCCCTTCATAATGCTCAGCTCCTGGTATTTCAACCCCAACCCACCTGGACCACCTCTCTCTTCATAATGCTCAGCTCCTGGTGGTTCAACCCCAACCCACCTGTACCACCTCTCTCTTCATAATGCTCAGCTCCTGGTGGTTCAACCCCAACCCACCTGGACCACCTCTCCCTTCATAATGCTCAGCTCCTGGTGGTTCAACCCCAACCCACCTGTACCACCTCTCTCTTCATAATGCTCAGCTCCTGGTGGTTCAACCCCAACCCACCTGGACCACCTCTCTCTTCATAATGCTCAGCTCCTGGTGGTTCAACCCCAACCCACCTGGACCACCTCTCCCTTCATAATGCTCAGCTCCTGGTGGTTCAACCCCAACCCACCTGTACCACCTCTCCCTTCATAATGCTCAGCTCCTGGTATTTCAACCCCAACCCACCTGGACCACCTCTCTCTTCATAATGCTCAGCTCCTGGTGGTTCAACCCCAACCCACCTGTACCACCTCTCTCTTCATAATGCTCAGCTCCTGGTGGTTCAACCCCAACCCACCTGGACCACCTCTCCCTTCATAATGCTCAGCTCCTGGTGGTTCAACCCCAACCCACCTGTACCACCTCTCTCTTCATAATGCTCAGCTCCTGGTGGTTCAACCCCAACCCACCTGGACCACCTCTCTCTTCATAATGCTCAGCTCCTGGTGGTTCAACCCCAACCCACCTGGACCACCTCTCTCTTCATAATGCTCAGCTCCTGGTGGTTCAACCCCAACCCACCTGGACCACCTCTCTCTTCATAATGCTCAGCTCCTGGGGGTTCAACCCCAACCCACCTGGACCACCTCTCTCTTCATAATACTCAGCTCCTGGTGGTTCAACCCCAACCCACCTGGACCACCTCTCTCTTCATAATGCTCAGCTCCTGGTGGTTCCTGGCCATGAAGTCATAGATCACATGCATCCTTACTGGGGCAGGAAAGAAGATTAACAATGCTATAACAATGTAGTAACAATGCAATATCAATGCAAATTAGACAGAGAAACACAATGTAGTAGATATGTAATGGCAATAGAATAGTTATATAATTACAATGTTATAACTATTTAATATCAATAGTATAGCTATATAATTACAATGTTATAACTATGTAATATCAATAGTATAGTTATATAATTACAATGTTATAACTATGTAATAGCTATATAATTAATGTTATAACTATGTAATATCAATATAATTAATGTTATAACTATGTAATAGCAATATTATAGCTATATAATTACAATGTTATAACTATGTAATAGCAATATAATTAATGTTATAACTATGTAATAGCAATATAATTACAATGTTATAACTATGTCATATCAATATAATTCATGTTATAACTATGTAATATCAATATAATCCATGTTCTaactatgtacagtaccagtcaaaagtttggaaacaccatctcattcaagtttttattttcttctacattgtagtgaagacataaaaactatgaaatagcactaatggaatcatgtagtaaccaaaaaagtgttaaacaaatcaaaatatattttagattttagattttagattcttcaaagtagccaccctttacactgcctggaggtgttttgggtcattgtcctgttgaacaacaaatgatagtcccactaagcacaaaccagaggGGATGAggtgtcgctgcagaatgctgtggtagctatgctggttaagtgtgccttgaattctaaataaatcaccaacagtgttcaccagaaaagcacccccacatcatcacacctcctcctcctcctcctccatgcttcacggtgggaaacacatgcagaggtcatcctttcacctactctgtgtatcacaaagacatggcggttggatcAAAAATCGCAgattcagaccaaaggacagatttccactgctctaatgtccattacttgagtttcttggcccaagcaagtctcatattattggtgtcctttagtagtggtttcgttgcagcaattcaaccatgaaggcctgattcacagtctccactgaacagttgatgttgagatgtgtctgttacttgaactctgaatcatttattttggctgcaatttctgaggctggtaactctaatgaacttatcctctgcagtagagggaactctggatcttcctttcctgtggcggtcctcatgagagccagattcatcatagcgcttgatggttttttgtgattgcacttgaagaaactttcaaagttcttgacattttccagattaactgaccttcatgtcttaaagtaatgattgactgtcatttctctttccttatttgagctgttcttgccataatatggacttggtctttaaccaaatagggctatcttctgtttaccacccctacgttgtcacaacacaactgattggctcaaacacattaaagaaagaaattccacaaattacattttaacaaggcacacctgctgattgaaatgcattccaggtgactacctcatgaacctggttgagagaatgccaagagtgtgcaaagctgtcatcaagtcaaagggtggctactttgaagaatctcaagtataaaatacatttggacttgttttacacttttttgattacaacatgattccatgtgtgtgatttcatagttttgatgtcgtcactattattcaacaatgtaggaaacagtaaaaaataaagaaaaaccctttaacgagtaggtgtgtccgaacttttgactggtactcagtggtggaaaaagtacccaattgtcatacttgagatAAAGTATAGAAAGTTACTCATGTAATaggtgcgtgttggtggcagggaagtcaggcgcaggagaacgaacttggtaAAAACGGAGTTGTTTAATCAAATCTGATACAACTCCAATAaccaaaatgtacaaaataagaATAGTgtgtacaaaacccgtcgcacaccaacacaatacatgcACAAcacataacaaacaaacaatctctgacaaggacatgaggggaaacagagggttaaatacacaacatgtcattgatgggattggaaccaggtgtgaaggaatacaagacaaaaccaatggaaaatgaaaaatggatcagtgatggctaaaAGGCCAGTGACTTCGAccaccgaacaaggagagggaccgaacaacgcccgaacaaggagagggaccgaacaccgcccgaacaaggagagggaccgaacaccgcccgaacaaggagagggaccgaacaccgcccgaacaaggagagggaccgaacaccgcccgaacaaggagagggaccgaacaccgcccgaacaaggagagggaccgaacaccgcccgaacaaggagagggaccgaacaccgcccgaacaaggagagggaccgaacaccgcccgaacaacgcccgaacaaggagagggaccgaacaccgccagaacaaggagaggggccgaACAAGTCGTGACAActcaagtaaaatactacttgagtaaaagtctaaaagtatttggttgtaaatatatataagtatcaaaagtaaatgtaattcctagaatatacttaagtatcaaaagtaagttATTTTGGGTACTTTTTCACTCCCCTTTACTTGTGATCGAGTATTCAGTATTAAAAGCTGAGACAACCATTATAATTCCAGACTTTATTCAGTATATGACTTACTCTTACTAGTAAAAGGAAACCAAGAGGGAACAAGTTGTTACACAAACACTTGGCATCAGTCAGACACCGGTTAATCACTACCAATGTGTTTGTCCATCTCTATAAATCACTTGCCATCTCCTCTGTTCACACACCAGTTCAAATCCAATACAATAGGTGAAGGACTAAGTGTTTAAGGTGAAATAGTTCACATTAGATAATGTTGACAAGAAAGTAAATCATCAGCGAAGTAATGTATGAATTGTGAAGTGATTGAGTGTCATTATTGATAGTAGGCCTATGAATCCAAGGAATATttcaggtttaaaaaaaaaaaagttggatCCATGTTTTATGAGCTAAAATGAAAGCTCCTAGAAATGTTTCATAACGcacaaaaaaaagcttatttctctcaaatttttgTGGGAATTTAGCAGTATGTCGAAACCGGCCTCGCATCCGcataccacgtgtaaccacaccagcccaggaccttccacatcctgcttcttcacttgcgggatcgtctgagaccaatCACCTGGAAGCTGATGAAACCGTCAGAAACCTCTTCAGGGAAGTttatctgcgtgctcgtcgtcctcaccagggtatTGGCCTGACTGCAGTCCGgagtcgtaaccgacttcagcgGGAAAATGCTCTTCTTCAATggccactggagaagtgtgctcttcacggattaatccggGTTTTTACTGTACCCGGTAGATGACGTGTATTGGCGTCACGTCAACATCAGACaactgccttggtaggaactaatggggatccataataaaccccaggaagagtagctgctgccttggcaggaactaatgaggattcataataaaccccaggaagagtagctgctgccttggcaggaactaaatgggatccataataaaccccaggaagagtagctgctgccttggcaggaactaaatgggatccataataaatacgaATACATATCGTTTCACTTAAAACTGCCAACAAACACTACAAAGCTCATACTATTATTTGATGGTCTATCCCTCAGACATTACAGTATCTTATGCGTCAAATCAAGAAGTCCATTATTACCTGtgaaaatagcctttgtcctatTCGCTGGTTCATGATCAACCTGCTCATATTTCACTGTTGGCATACATGTTTAaggcaaagcatccccaaaccaatAGGCAGGTAAAAAGCACAAATATCCAAACGTCACAGTCAAAGTCAATCTGAGTAGTAGGGTGTATTCAGTAAGGCGAAAATCTTATCAAATATATTAATTTCACAATAATAACATAGTACATGTTGAAAACATTCTCCATCTGTGGTTAAAccgagtgtagggggcagtattttgatattgggatgaaaaacataccaaaatgaaactgcctatttcgcaggcccagaatatgcatataattatcaGATTAGCTTAGGAAACACTAAAagtttccaaagctgtcaatatattgtctgtgagtataacagaactgatattgcaggtgaaaacctgaggaaaatccaaccaggaagtactgtTTTTCCTGAAACCTCTGTTCCTGCATGCCTTACctccattgaaagggatatcaaccagattcctttctctatagcttccacatggtgtgaacagtctttagacttagtttcaggcttttattctgaaaaatgagcgagaatgatcacatcgcgtcagtgcaTAGCTGCGTGTCCctagttttgcatgcgcaacagcttggagcagacattttctctctctctcctattgaaaaagctacggtccggttgaaatagattttttattgtaaaatCAACCTGAGGATCGATTATAAAAacacgtttgacatgtttctacgaactttacggatactatttggaatttgtgtctgccccgtcgtgaccgtggattactgaacaaaacgcaccaaccaaatggaggtattttggatataaaaatgatctttatggaacaaaaggaacatttaattgtgtaactgggagtctcgtgagtgcaaacatccgaagatcaaaagtaagcgattcattttattgcttttctgaccaaTCTattttgctgctagctgtttgtaatgtctgctgagagagatgtcctaacataaaacacttggatagcttttgctgtaaagctttttttgaagtctgacacgccaggtggattaacaagctaaactgtgttctgctatattgcacttgtgatttcatgaaaattaaatatttttagtaatttaatttgacgCTCTGCAATTCatcggatgttgacgaaaatgatccggGTGCGCCAAGAACACCAAACTAGAACCGAATAAAATGACTTTTATTTTATGATCAGTTGACAtgcacagtatacacacacacatatatggagACACCATATATGGTTAAAGAGGAAATAGTTTATTTGAAATGAAAACAGTTGGGGTTCAGGAGAGAAGGTCTAGACTGTTACAGTGGTGAATTACACAGTGGCCTTAGCCTGCTGGACTTTAGCCAACACCTTCAGGTCTGTGATGCACTTGGCAATACTCGTCTTCTCCTGAAACACAAAGTGAACAcgttctttggttactacatgattccataggtgttatttcatagttttgatgtcttcactattattctaaaatgtagaaataaagaaaaacccttgaatgagtaggtgtccaaactgttgactggtactgtatatagacatatccctcaaatacatacacacacacaccccttaaatacacacacacatatatatgacCTACCCCTCTATACACACACAGATCTATCCTTCTATACAGCAGTCAAATCCATAATGTTCCCCATCTCTATACTGACTATACACACTCCAGTCAAATCCATAATGTTCCTGTTAAGGGAAtttactattatgttactgtatatttactaatcagaatactattatgttactgtatatgtactaatcagaatactattatgttactgtatatgtactaatcagaatactattatgttgctgtatatgtatgaattttctttttaatcctagtactgaatataatgtgtgtaaatataatcaagaattagaacaatgactgtctgtaccATGGTAGAAACGAATGAACTATAGTCTGGCTAGAAGGCTTATCTTCACAAGCATGACCTTGGCTCGGTCGTATATTATCTTAATAGGGAGAGACGATGTGAGAACCATACCAGCCTTTGTACTGGAACGGAGAGGGCACGGGTTGCTActgaaactaatgacgtcattttaaGTTTagaacctgtggtaaaatgtgtaaggaGCAGTACTCTCATGAATAAAGGCTGCTgtttgactttaagactgggctctgtccattttTATACTAATAAGGGTCATACAtatccttatgaattgacagagtgcttaattttaattgggtgttAAAACATaagaggaattaaattcctctaaCAGTTCCCCATCTCTACACTGACTATACACACTCCAGTCAAATCCATTACGTTCCCCATCTCTACACACACCCCAGTCAAATCCATTACGTTCCCCATCTCTATACACACTCCAGTCAAATCCATAACGTTCCCCATCTCTATACACACTCCAGTCAAATCCATAACGTTCCCCATCTCTATACACACTCCAGTCAAATCCATAACGTTCCCCATCTCTATACACACACTCCAGTCAAATCCATAACGTTCCCCATCTCTATACACACACTCCAGTCAAATCCATAACGTTCCCCATCTCTATACACACTCCAGTCAAATCCATAACGTTCCCCATCTCTATACACACTCCAGTCAAATCCATAATGTTCCCCAACCCACCTGCTGGGGGGTGATGCTGGTGACTACGTTCTTCTCCACCCAGTTCACCATGTGTTCCTGCTCCATGCGGCGATGAAGGGTCTGCAGGGCGATCTGGTAGTCCAGCCTCTTCTTCACCTCGTTGGTCACCATGTGGACCCTCTCCCTACGGTTGGTCTCCAGTAGCATGGCCACGTTGTTCTGAGGTGAGGTGTGGGGGGGGGAAATAACGGAGAAGACATTAGCACACCATCTCATGCTAAAATCATACAAAGACGTTAGGGTCTGGTTTCCCCAGAAACCGTTTAATCctggaattatttttttttttttaaacactcttTCAGATATTCTCCATTCACAATGCTTTTTAATCCAAGTTTACGCTTAATTAAATCTGTGTCCTGAAATACCAGCCCTAGGAGTGGTTACACAGACCTAGATGAAGCTTACTCCTGGCTGAAGACCATGTTAAAAACAGGTCTATCAAAAGGCTTTTCAAATTGGACTGATTTGACCTCGTCAGAGTGTGGGTTTTGAGCCCAGAGTTTAACTCCTCTTTACCATACAGACGAGACACGTGTTCTAACGTCAGGTAACCGACTCACCCTCTTAGCGTCGAAGAGCATCTGTCGTCCCTCTGCTCTCCACTGCTCCTTCTTCTCATCCAGGACGGCCTGAGCCAAGCTGGTCATGGCCAGGTCCTTCACTTCCTGAGCCTTCTGCACTTTCTCCTGCAAAAACCAGAACACACAGCCAACGTCAGAGGGTCAAAACCAGAACACAGGTAACAGAGGGTAAGGGTCATAGGTCAGCTATGAGACTACGAGGGACACAGCATATGGACAGTTTGCATAACATATGAAATGTCTCAGGACTGGTGACTTTAAATAGGGGAGGGGCTAAAAGCCTCAATAGAAAATTCAGTAGAAACGAGGCTGTGCATTAACATGGTGCATCTTTTCAGTACTCCAGAGTAGAAACACTGctggggggggtactggaggagttgGGGGATGCCGGAGGAGTTGGGGGATGCCGGAGGAGTTGGGGCTGCTGGGGGGTGTACTGGAGGAGTTGGGGGCTACTGGAGGAGTTGGGGGCTACTGGAGGAGTTGGGGGCTACTGGAGGAGTTGGGGGctactgggggggagggggggtactggaggagttggggctgctgtggggggggggggggggtaccggagGAGTTGAGactgccggggggggggggggtactggaggagttgaGAAACATTGCTGCAGAACTACTACAAAAGTCCAAAAGATTTACGACAAGAAGACCTGCAATTAATGATCAAACAAACAAACTCAGGAGGACAATAAATTCCGCACCTCGTTCAGTTTGTCAGCGAAAGCCGCGACGTCGGGGCCGAACTTCCTGACACCGTAGATGATGACCGTACCCATGCAGGCAGCAGCGAAGGTCTCGTGGTTGATGATGTAGATCTCCTTGGAGAGAATGTACGTGAGCAGCCCAGCACCCAGCATGTAGGGGCCTGGAGACAACAGGAGTGGAGATGCCAACGTTTATTTAGTATAATTTATAGAGgagaagagcaagagagagagagaagcagaacaGGATTTGGTTTTcggagctggtcacgggtgcacctcagccacgctcaaggtcctaaacgatatcataaccgccatcgataagagacagtactgtgcagccgttttcgtcgacctggccaaggctttcgactctgtcaatcaccacattcttatcggcacactcagcagccttggtttcttaaatgactgcctcgcctggttcaccaactacttctcagagttcagtgtgtcaaatcggagggcctgttgtctggacctctggcagtctctatgggggtgccacagggttcaattctcgggccgactctctgtATACagcaatgatgtcgctcttgctgctggtgattctctgatccacctctacgcagacgacaccattctgtatacttctggcccttctttggacactgtgttaactaacctccagacgagattcaatgccatacaactctccttcattgctcctttgcaccccagtatctctacttgcacacatcttctgcacatctatccctccagtatttaattgctatattgtaattatttcaccaccatggcctatttattgccttacctctcttatcctacctcatttccacacactgtatatatacacaccttttctattgtgttattgactgtacgtttgtttattccatgtgtaactctgtgttgttcggaggaggggggatgggaggagaggggatgaggagggatgggaggaggagggatgggaggaggagggatgggaggagtaGGGATGGGAGGAGTAGGGATGGGAGGAGAGTGTCAAGGGGAAAAGTagatgggaaggggaggaggaagaggggatgggaggggataggagggggaggagaggggatggggaggagggcggataagagaggggaggaggagaggggatggggaggagggcggataagagaggggatggggagtgAAAGTCCATGGCCACATTCAATATGCAAATGTTGATTATGTAGATAAATATGTCATGAATACAGATTAAATTATTAGTTATTCAACATGTCAGTGAGGCATGTTTGTCATACATATAATTTTTCTATCTGAACACTGCTCCAGGTTTGTGGAAGTTCTGCTGACCTGTGACTCCAGTCTTGGGGTACAGGAGCTGGAAGATCTCCTCAGGGATGATGCCATGGCGTGTCTTGCCTCCCTTCTCTGGCAGAGCAGGGACTGGAGCTTGGCTGTTGGGGGACGTGTGGAGGTGGGACAGCTGGACCAGCCTGGGAAGACAGGCAGACTTTATTGTAGGAACTATGGTGAGGACGGGCATGTAGAACTTCAATGTAGAGTTCAAGGTCCCCATTATCATTTTGTCACCCTTATTTCATTTATCTAGTTTGCCAATTCGTATCGAAACTACTGGACCATTAAAATGACATATCTAGTGTTGTGAATTGGCATTTAGAGAAAGGGGAATACCTGgtcagttgcacaacaatgcaaaTGAACCCGAAATgcatcttccgcatttaacccaaacctTCGAAATCAGACACAGCCTTAATAAATCGCCATCCACGTCATCAGTGCCCAGGGAGcggttgttgttgggggttaactgctttgccggctcagggattcaaaacgagacctttctgttactggtccaacactcttaaCGCTCGGCTACCTGCCACCTGTGGTTTTATACATGTAGCATGGGTCTAGATTACCCTGGGCGATATATCAAATTCATTTCATTTTTAGCACGatgttccaaatgcctgtatGGAAAGAATCAAGGTTTTTAACGATCTCCTTCGGTGCACTCTCTCACCAACAAAGATGAGAGATCACTTCTGCCTCTCTGACAAGCGGTTTCAACCCGCCTTTCAGGTTTTGTCCAACAGAACCGGGTCAAGTGGACACAAACACAAGGACATTGTTTTACTGTAAGAGGAGAACGTAACCTTTTTTAAAGAGGTCTCAACTCCCAAAACGTAGAATTAAGTAGACCCTACTAAAACGAGAGCATCATTGAACATGATTGTGAGAAATTAATGTTCAGCATTTTAGCCACATAATGTTACTTGCTAGATGTCTAGTCTGTTTTATAAAAAATATGCATTGAGCATAAAAATACTTGTATAAGGAATTGGCAtctcgttctcattctgagaaataagcatCTCATCCAGGTAGGCCACTTGGTTTCAACATCTAAACAAAATGAACAGGCCGTGCTGTTCAAACAGCTGGAGACAGACAtgagggtgtgttcataacagttcaactgttctaccttgttagcaATCAAATAGATCCAAATTGGCTAGACTTTAAagatacattttatttaacctttacttaactacaACCCTGTCCCAAAGCCTAACAACGCTGGACCAATGGAGCGGCAggaagcctagcggttagagcgttgggccaatggagcggcaggaagcctagcggttagagcgttgggccaatggagcggcaggaagcctagcggttagagcgttgggccaatggAGCGACAggaagcctagcggttagagcgttgggccaatggagcggcaggaagcctagcggttagagcgttgggccaatggagcggcaggaagcctagcggttagagcgttgggccaatggagcggcaggaagcctagcggttagagcgttgggccaatggAGCGACAggaagcctagcggttagagcgttgggccaatggagcggcaggaagcctagcggttagagcgttggaccaatGGAGCGACAggaagcctagcggttagagcgttgggccaatggagcggcaggaagcctagcggttagagcgttgggccagtaaccaaaagtttgctggatcgaatccccgggctgatgacaaggtaaaaatctgccattatgtccctgagcaaggcagttaacccactgttccccggggcGCCGAAAACGTGGATGTCAATTTTAAGGCAGTCCacctcacctctctgattcagaggggggTTAAATAGGGaagacatttcagttgtacaactgactcggtttgaaatgcagtgtactGACATTTAATTGTGTAATGTTTACTTAGAGAACGTCATGTAGCTTCATGTTAAAGTAATAATAACAAGTGCATACCCAGCGCCGAGGGGACCACTGCTTTTTACAGCATTAGCTGGAGGAGAAAAGAACAGTCAATATAATTAAAAAAGACAAGAAACAGGTTTTGAATGTCATGAATTTAAGTGTCAATGAAACATGTGACTGATTGAAAGAGTCTGCTCtgctctaaaaaaaaaaaaaagattcacaTAATGGTAGAGAATAATAATGACTTTTACTTATGCAGTCAAACAGAGTCTGTGCTAAGGAACTGTATCCACATACAAGCTTTCGCTAGCCAACGTCAAATCAGCTGTCAAGTGCAATAGCCACGACATCTACAAGTGTTAGTACGCTAGCTAACGTTTGTTAACCGTCCAGGACTCGACATTGTCTTTAGTTAGCTAGATAGAtacctaaatatttttttgcgaACTGGTTGTTTAACAAACAAATACCTACTTCAAGACACCAATATTATGCATGATGAACTTGCACGATGAGTTGCCAACTGTCAGTGAAGTTAGCTATGCTAACAGTTTAACTGTGGAAGGCTTGACACCTTTCCCAACAAGCAAGGACAGTCTGGCTAACATCAAAAACAATGTTACCTTGACATTTACTGTAACTAAATAACGTTAGGTATTCCAAAATATGGGTGCAATAACTACCCAGATTGGACAAATAAAGAATATTTTTGCCACGTAACATTTACTGTTTGCTAGCTATATTTACCCTGTTCTTGC
Coding sequences within:
- the LOC110492600 gene encoding ATP synthase F(0) complex subunit B1, mitochondrial; this translates as MLSRIVFVSANAVKSSGPLGAGLVQLSHLHTSPNSQAPVPALPEKGGKTRHGIIPEEIFQLLYPKTGVTGPYMLGAGLLTYILSKEIYIINHETFAAACMGTVIIYGVRKFGPDVAAFADKLNEEKVQKAQEVKDLAMTSLAQAVLDEKKEQWRAEGRQMLFDAKRNNVAMLLETNRRERVHMVTNEVKKRLDYQIALQTLHRRMEQEHMVNWVEKNVVTSITPQQEKTSIAKCITDLKVLAKVQQAKATV